One Rossellomorea aquimaris DNA window includes the following coding sequences:
- a CDS encoding Na(+)/H(+) antiporter subunit B has product MKTKTNDVILQTVTNVVAFIIILFSLRLFFAGHYTPGGGFIGGLMTSAAIVLLLLAYDIKTVATILPVDYKIVTAIGLLLAVATSAGALLFDVPFLTHAYDYFHLPLLGKTSLHTAVLFDTGVYLVVIGVTMTIIQTIGVSE; this is encoded by the coding sequence ATGAAAACAAAAACGAATGACGTCATCTTACAAACCGTAACGAACGTTGTCGCATTCATCATTATCCTGTTTTCTCTGAGACTTTTCTTCGCCGGGCACTATACCCCGGGTGGAGGCTTTATTGGAGGCTTGATGACTTCGGCAGCGATTGTACTACTGTTGTTGGCGTATGATATCAAAACAGTAGCTACTATCCTGCCGGTGGATTATAAAATCGTTACTGCGATTGGTTTACTCCTGGCAGTAGCAACTTCTGCGGGGGCACTTCTGTTTGATGTGCCTTTCCTGACTCATGCGTACGATTATTTCCATCTTCCACTGTTAGGAAAGACATCTCTGCATACAGCCGTCTTATTTGATACGGGAGTGTATCTGGTTGTTATCGGTGTCACGATGACCATTATTCAAACGATTG
- a CDS encoding MFS transporter — protein MSIKKKNLTIMLMANFLVAASATMVLPFLSLYIETFGTYSHEYVQRWSGFVFGVTFLTAFFISPLWGRIGDRFGYKPILLITGYGIATSIFLMGFMDSVWGLFVLRMIMGAVTGFIPTSMALISAQTPKEEAGRTLGTLQMGTVSGGLFGPVIGGLLADNVGFSYTFIFTSIAIAVAATVVLLGIDEQRSKEQRNQRNKYSSKEVLQHIFSHKLLVTVLLLSFLIQVANFSIQPLLALYVDELTSSTNLAFLAGIAFSATGFGNLLATRRWGQLGDDIGYEKVLSILLILASLFIVPQALAVELWQLVLFRFLFGIAIGGMIPCVTAYIRQEAPLSMQGEVLGYNQSFRFLGNVVGPVFGGIVSGYIGISSVFYVTGALFLGAFGLLWWSMRHSETTSHVKDY, from the coding sequence ATTTCAATCAAAAAAAAGAATTTGACGATTATGCTTATGGCCAATTTCCTGGTTGCGGCAAGTGCGACGATGGTTTTGCCGTTTTTATCTCTTTATATTGAAACCTTTGGTACGTACAGTCATGAATACGTTCAACGCTGGTCAGGATTTGTGTTCGGGGTTACATTCTTGACGGCTTTCTTTATTTCTCCTTTATGGGGACGGATCGGAGACCGCTTCGGCTATAAACCGATCCTTCTTATTACAGGGTACGGAATCGCCACGTCGATTTTTCTAATGGGCTTTATGGATTCCGTCTGGGGGCTTTTCGTCCTTCGCATGATCATGGGTGCGGTGACAGGTTTCATTCCCACTTCGATGGCCCTTATTTCCGCTCAGACTCCAAAGGAAGAAGCAGGACGTACGCTTGGCACCCTGCAAATGGGAACTGTTTCAGGAGGACTATTCGGTCCAGTCATCGGTGGGTTACTCGCTGATAATGTAGGTTTTTCCTACACATTCATTTTCACCTCCATTGCCATTGCCGTAGCAGCTACCGTTGTTTTACTTGGAATAGACGAGCAACGGAGCAAAGAGCAACGGAATCAGCGAAACAAGTATTCAAGTAAAGAAGTGCTTCAGCATATTTTCAGTCACAAATTATTAGTGACGGTTCTCTTACTGTCATTCCTTATTCAAGTAGCAAACTTTAGCATTCAGCCTCTTCTCGCCCTCTATGTAGATGAGCTTACCTCTTCTACGAATCTGGCATTTTTGGCGGGAATTGCTTTCTCTGCTACCGGGTTTGGTAATTTACTTGCGACTAGAAGATGGGGGCAGCTTGGTGATGATATTGGTTATGAAAAAGTTTTATCGATCCTTCTTATTCTGGCCTCCCTTTTCATCGTGCCCCAAGCACTGGCTGTTGAATTATGGCAGCTTGTCCTTTTCCGTTTCTTATTTGGCATCGCGATCGGAGGGATGATTCCATGTGTGACCGCTTATATCCGTCAGGAAGCTCCATTGAGTATGCAAGGGGAAGTGCTCGGATATAATCAAAGTTTTCGTTTTCTGGGGAACGTGGTCGGCCCTGTATTTGGCGGGATTGTATCTGGATATATTGGTATTTCTTCCGTTTTTTATGTAACAGGTGCTTTATTCTTAGGCGCGTTTGGATTATTATGGTGGAGTATGCGTCATTCTGAAACAACCAGCCATGTGAAAGATTACTAG
- a CDS encoding transglycosylase domain-containing protein — MRVFAGYITVISFMLIFFTTLFFATNEWNKVQSFQNELEHSVSTDKLNLNRTSLLLDQNGKVFSEVNRPFRLYIPDEQIPPFMKDILVASEDQHFYEHVGFDAGAILRAVVKNLVFTHIQQGGSTITQQLARNLYLGQEKTYNRKLTELFYAHEIEKSLSKDEILELYLNVIYFSNGVYGIETASQYYFQKSVTELNQAELAFIASIPNNPGKYDPIDHFDQTKVRQERLLDILVSTGKLSKEEAEKMKKVPISLNVRKKIDLYPDYAFYVESELKELISIHEGYKVELANASSPKDKENVAQKLDERFQEVISSGVQIQTGLNPKLQQKSVKALNGQLKEELQGATVTIDNKTRTISALTGGSNYQKYNFHHAFQAFRQPGSVIKPLLVYGPYIERHQASITEKVNANRYCIGDYCPVNYGGVNPGTVTLKQSLAQSYNAPALRLMERVGIEEAFKFLSPFSFEKMLSEDQTFAASVGGFTYGMSPLEMTDAYTSFIDGKYQESHAIIHVKDNKGNILYQWKNKPKTVWSADTTSKMREMLEEAATSGTGKAAYVSKPYVGIKTGTTNNYHDYWVMGITDTFTTGVWVGHDIPRNMSHIEQQRPSHKIWKQIME, encoded by the coding sequence ATGAGAGTTTTCGCAGGTTATATAACGGTTATTAGTTTTATGCTCATCTTTTTTACCACATTATTTTTTGCGACGAATGAATGGAACAAAGTACAAAGCTTTCAAAATGAATTAGAACACTCGGTAAGTACGGATAAGTTAAACCTCAATCGTACCAGCTTACTGCTGGATCAGAACGGGAAGGTATTTTCCGAAGTGAATCGTCCATTCCGGTTATATATTCCGGATGAACAGATCCCCCCTTTCATGAAGGATATTCTTGTCGCTTCAGAGGATCAGCATTTTTATGAGCATGTGGGATTCGATGCCGGAGCGATTCTTCGTGCTGTCGTGAAAAACCTGGTGTTCACCCACATCCAACAGGGTGGGAGCACGATTACACAACAGCTTGCAAGAAACCTGTATCTGGGTCAGGAGAAAACGTACAATCGTAAATTGACCGAGTTATTTTATGCCCATGAAATTGAAAAATCATTATCTAAAGATGAAATATTAGAGCTTTACCTGAATGTCATTTACTTCAGTAATGGCGTTTACGGAATTGAAACAGCTTCACAGTATTACTTCCAGAAGAGTGTAACGGAACTCAATCAGGCAGAGTTGGCGTTCATTGCATCGATTCCCAATAACCCGGGGAAATATGATCCCATCGATCATTTCGATCAAACGAAAGTTCGTCAGGAACGTCTTCTCGATATTCTCGTCAGTACGGGTAAGCTATCCAAAGAAGAAGCGGAAAAAATGAAAAAAGTACCGATTAGCTTAAACGTCCGCAAAAAGATCGATTTATATCCTGATTATGCTTTTTATGTGGAAAGTGAGTTAAAAGAGCTGATTTCGATTCACGAGGGTTACAAAGTGGAACTGGCAAATGCCTCCTCTCCAAAGGATAAGGAGAATGTGGCACAGAAGCTCGATGAACGTTTCCAGGAAGTGATTTCCTCAGGGGTTCAAATTCAAACCGGACTGAACCCTAAGCTGCAACAAAAAAGTGTGAAGGCTTTAAATGGACAGCTTAAGGAAGAGTTACAAGGGGCCACTGTCACCATCGACAACAAGACAAGGACCATCTCGGCTTTGACCGGGGGCAGTAACTACCAGAAATATAACTTCCATCACGCATTTCAAGCTTTCAGGCAACCTGGATCAGTGATTAAGCCACTACTCGTCTATGGTCCGTATATCGAGAGGCACCAGGCTTCCATCACTGAAAAAGTAAATGCGAACCGATACTGTATCGGTGACTATTGCCCTGTGAACTATGGTGGGGTTAATCCGGGAACCGTGACATTAAAACAATCGCTGGCACAATCGTATAACGCCCCTGCATTGCGCTTGATGGAAAGAGTGGGCATTGAAGAAGCCTTCAAATTCTTATCCCCTTTTTCATTTGAGAAGATGCTAAGCGAGGATCAAACCTTTGCCGCGTCCGTAGGGGGATTCACCTATGGAATGAGCCCCCTTGAAATGACGGATGCTTATACGTCCTTTATTGACGGGAAGTACCAGGAAAGTCATGCGATCATTCATGTGAAGGACAATAAAGGAAACATCCTTTATCAATGGAAGAACAAGCCTAAGACGGTTTGGTCCGCAGATACAACCTCTAAAATGAGAGAAATGCTGGAGGAAGCCGCTACTTCCGGAACCGGCAAAGCAGCTTATGTATCAAAGCCCTATGTCGGGATTAAGACAGGAACCACCAATAACTATCATGACTACTGGGTCATGGGAATAACAGATACATTCACTACCGGTGTATGGGTCGGGCATGACATTCCCCGTAACATGAGTCACATAGAACAACAGCGACCAAGTCATAAGATTTGGAAACAGATCATGGAATGA
- a CDS encoding Na+/H+ antiporter subunit A, with protein MTLLHWAIVSPFLFAILIPFLYKVLRNVHTGWFVLLLPVALFTYFFQFISITKNGDTVKETLEWMPSFGINFIAYVDGLGLLFALLITGIGSLVVLYSIYYLDKKKEQLHNFYVYLMMFMGAMLGVVLSDNLIVLYMFWEFTSISSFLLIGYWYHRERSRYGAQKSMLITVFGGLSMLGGFLLLYLMSGTFSIRELVMQSDQLMTEALFLPALLLVLLGAFTKSAQFPFHIWLPDAMEAPTPVSAYLHSATMVKAGIYLVARMSPVFAESSVWLWLVGGFGIFTLFWGSFNAVKQTDLKGILAFSTVSQLGLIMSLLGVGAAALHYSQLDENIYMVATLAAVFHLINHATFKGSLFMVVGIIDHETGTRDIRKLGGLMNFMPITFTIAMIGAFSMAGLPPFNGFLSKEMFFTGMVRVLEMDIFNLDTVGMIFPLLAWVGSVFTFIYSMILVFKTFTGKHQPEKLEKKPHEAPLGMLISPIILASLVIIFGFFPNILSERIIAPAVASITPSLIQEGHAVKAHISFWHGFTPELFMTFGVILFGILLYLLLPRWRKIYSWIPERFTLNSFYDGGLIGTERGAYNFTKGYMTGFIRTYLVYIFSFLTAVLLFSLWFKGAFAINTDDLAPIGVYEVAIALLLVISSVTILFAKSRLTSIISLGAAGYTVSLFFVLFRAPDLALTQLVIETVSVALFLLCFYHLPPLSRHEERMRFKLGNALIAIGVGLVVTLFAISAYSTKLFDSISSYYIENVYEEAGGKNMVNVILVDFRGFDTLFEICVLAIAALGIFSMIKLRLTRGKEG; from the coding sequence ATGACTTTGTTACACTGGGCTATTGTTTCGCCTTTTTTATTTGCCATACTCATTCCATTTCTTTATAAGGTACTTCGGAATGTACATACCGGGTGGTTCGTTTTATTATTGCCAGTCGCATTATTTACTTACTTTTTTCAATTCATCTCCATTACTAAGAATGGAGATACCGTCAAGGAAACCTTGGAGTGGATGCCGTCCTTTGGTATCAACTTCATCGCATACGTTGACGGACTGGGATTACTGTTCGCCCTGCTTATCACAGGGATCGGTTCACTGGTTGTCCTGTACTCGATTTATTACTTAGATAAGAAGAAAGAACAGCTACATAACTTTTATGTGTATTTAATGATGTTTATGGGAGCGATGTTGGGGGTTGTCCTATCGGATAACTTGATCGTTCTTTATATGTTCTGGGAATTCACATCCATTTCCTCATTCTTATTGATCGGTTACTGGTATCATCGTGAGCGGTCAAGATACGGAGCCCAGAAATCCATGCTCATTACCGTCTTTGGTGGACTGAGCATGCTTGGGGGGTTCTTACTTCTCTATCTGATGAGCGGGACCTTCAGCATCAGGGAATTAGTCATGCAATCCGATCAGCTGATGACAGAAGCACTTTTTCTTCCGGCATTACTTCTTGTCCTGTTGGGGGCTTTCACGAAGTCGGCTCAATTCCCATTCCACATTTGGTTACCGGATGCCATGGAGGCACCGACACCGGTCAGTGCGTACCTGCATTCTGCCACAATGGTTAAAGCCGGAATTTATCTTGTTGCCCGCATGAGTCCTGTATTTGCTGAATCAAGTGTATGGCTGTGGCTTGTAGGCGGATTCGGTATCTTTACACTATTCTGGGGTTCCTTTAATGCGGTAAAACAAACAGATCTTAAAGGAATACTCGCATTTTCAACCGTCAGTCAACTTGGTCTTATCATGTCTTTATTGGGAGTCGGCGCGGCTGCTCTCCACTACAGTCAATTAGATGAAAATATTTATATGGTCGCTACCCTTGCTGCCGTTTTTCATTTGATCAATCACGCCACTTTCAAAGGAAGCTTGTTCATGGTTGTTGGAATTATTGATCATGAAACAGGTACAAGGGATATCCGTAAACTTGGCGGGCTGATGAATTTCATGCCGATCACCTTCACCATTGCGATGATCGGAGCATTCTCAATGGCAGGACTTCCTCCATTCAATGGCTTCCTCAGTAAAGAAATGTTCTTTACTGGAATGGTAAGGGTTCTTGAAATGGATATATTCAACCTGGATACAGTGGGTATGATTTTCCCGCTCCTTGCCTGGGTCGGTAGTGTGTTTACGTTTATTTACAGCATGATCCTTGTGTTTAAAACCTTTACAGGGAAGCATCAACCTGAGAAATTGGAAAAGAAACCACATGAAGCTCCACTTGGAATGCTGATTTCTCCTATCATCCTGGCATCACTTGTGATTATCTTTGGTTTCTTTCCAAATATCCTTTCCGAACGAATCATCGCTCCGGCAGTGGCTTCCATCACTCCCAGCCTGATTCAGGAAGGACATGCAGTAAAAGCTCATATTTCATTCTGGCATGGCTTTACGCCTGAACTGTTTATGACCTTTGGGGTCATTCTATTTGGAATCCTGTTATATCTCCTGCTTCCAAGATGGAGAAAAATATACTCTTGGATACCGGAACGATTCACGTTGAATTCATTTTATGATGGTGGATTAATCGGAACCGAACGCGGTGCTTACAACTTTACAAAAGGCTATATGACAGGATTTATCCGTACGTATCTCGTATATATCTTCTCCTTCTTAACCGCCGTTTTACTGTTTAGTTTGTGGTTTAAAGGAGCATTTGCGATCAATACGGATGATTTGGCTCCGATTGGAGTCTATGAGGTGGCCATAGCACTTTTACTTGTTATCAGCTCGGTTACCATCTTATTTGCAAAGTCCCGATTAACGTCCATCATTTCGCTGGGAGCTGCCGGATATACGGTTTCTTTATTCTTCGTATTATTCCGTGCCCCGGACCTTGCTCTGACACAGCTTGTAATCGAGACCGTGTCTGTTGCTCTATTCTTACTCTGCTTCTATCACCTGCCTCCTTTAAGCAGGCATGAAGAACGAATGAGATTCAAGCTTGGAAATGCATTGATTGCGATCGGTGTGGGTCTAGTCGTTACCTTATTTGCGATTTCTGCATACAGCACAAAACTTTTCGATTCGATTTCAAGCTATTATATCGAGAATGTGTATGAAGAAGCGGGCGGTAAGAACATGGTAAACGTTATACTCGTTGACTTCCGTGGATTTGATACATTATTTGAAATTTGTGTATTGGCGATAGCCGCACTTGGTATTTTCTCCATGATTAAATTGCGTCTGACAAGGGGGAAAGAAGGATGA
- a CDS encoding MalY/PatB family protein: protein MSKFEEIINRKGSSSVKWDLTKTVFGSDDVLPMWVADMDFLPPQDVLDALQDRLKHGIFGYTFVGDETAASIKEWLQKRHGWEIEKTWLQYSPGVVPAISTIIQALTVPGDKVLVQSPVYTPFFSLVEDNDREIVNAQLDYDDGSYSIDFSAFEESLKTGVKLFLLCNPHNPSGRVWKKEELMKIAELCHQYNVVIVSDEIHSDLVYDTHKHIPLASLNDSFRDMTITCIAPSKTFNLAGLQASAMITPNPDLREKIAAIHKKQGFFTLNTFGIVGMDAAYRFGEAWLKEILAYLQENVRVTKEFIGEHLPDLQLVDPEGTYLLWIDCTKMELSDEELKVRLLDEGKLALEPGTKYGPGGEGFVRMNIACPRGTLMEGLERLRKALS, encoded by the coding sequence GTGAGTAAATTTGAAGAAATCATCAACCGAAAGGGGTCTTCCTCTGTAAAGTGGGACCTGACGAAGACGGTGTTTGGGAGTGACGATGTTCTGCCCATGTGGGTGGCAGATATGGATTTCCTTCCGCCACAAGATGTGTTGGATGCCTTGCAGGATCGACTGAAACACGGGATCTTTGGTTACACCTTTGTTGGAGATGAAACGGCAGCAAGCATTAAGGAATGGCTCCAAAAGCGTCACGGCTGGGAAATTGAAAAAACGTGGCTCCAATACAGTCCAGGAGTCGTGCCGGCGATTTCGACCATTATTCAGGCACTTACTGTTCCGGGAGATAAAGTGCTCGTACAATCCCCTGTCTATACACCCTTTTTCAGCCTGGTTGAGGACAATGACCGGGAAATTGTAAATGCTCAACTGGATTATGATGACGGAAGTTATTCTATCGACTTTAGTGCGTTTGAGGAATCTTTAAAAACTGGTGTGAAGCTCTTCTTATTATGTAATCCACACAATCCGAGCGGTCGGGTATGGAAGAAAGAAGAGCTAATGAAAATAGCTGAGTTATGCCATCAGTACAATGTCGTGATCGTGTCGGATGAAATTCATTCAGATCTGGTGTACGATACGCACAAGCATATTCCATTAGCATCCCTGAATGACTCGTTCCGGGATATGACGATCACGTGCATCGCACCAAGCAAAACCTTCAACCTTGCAGGATTACAGGCTTCAGCCATGATCACTCCCAATCCGGATCTCCGGGAAAAAATCGCCGCCATTCATAAAAAACAGGGCTTCTTCACACTCAATACGTTCGGGATTGTCGGCATGGATGCAGCCTATCGCTTTGGTGAAGCATGGCTTAAAGAAATACTTGCGTATCTGCAGGAAAACGTGAGAGTCACGAAGGAATTCATTGGAGAGCACCTGCCTGATCTCCAATTGGTGGACCCTGAAGGAACCTATTTGCTGTGGATAGATTGTACAAAGATGGAACTCTCTGATGAAGAGCTGAAGGTACGTCTATTGGACGAAGGAAAACTCGCATTGGAACCCGGAACGAAATACGGACCAGGCGGGGAAGGCTTTGTACGTATGAATATTGCCTGTCCACGAGGGACGTTGATGGAGGGATTGGAAAGATTGCGAAAAGCTTTAAGCTAA
- a CDS encoding peptidylprolyl isomerase: MKRLMIVSLCLLGLVLASCGQTEKEDTAKEETQQTEEKKNSAEESKGDDTMTYPQLTTEVAENEKLVEMKTSMGTIKIKLFPEQAPKTVENFITHSENGYYDGLKFHRVIKDFMIQGGDPNGNGTGGESIYGESFEDEFSPELFNLRGALSMANAGPDSNGSQFFIVQKDDIDPQFEEQMKSAGFPAEITEAYMKNGGTPWLDQKHTVFGHVVEGMDIVDEIANVEVGANDLPKEDVVIENIKVVK, translated from the coding sequence ATGAAGCGTTTGATGATTGTAAGCCTGTGTTTATTAGGTTTAGTACTTGCCTCTTGTGGACAAACAGAGAAGGAAGATACCGCTAAAGAAGAAACGCAACAAACAGAAGAAAAGAAGAATTCGGCAGAAGAATCCAAAGGAGATGACACAATGACATACCCTCAGCTTACAACAGAAGTTGCTGAAAACGAAAAATTGGTAGAGATGAAAACCTCGATGGGAACGATTAAGATCAAGCTTTTCCCTGAGCAGGCACCTAAAACCGTCGAGAACTTTATCACTCATAGTGAGAACGGTTATTATGACGGACTTAAATTCCACCGAGTAATCAAAGACTTCATGATCCAGGGGGGAGACCCGAATGGAAACGGCACGGGTGGAGAAAGTATTTATGGTGAATCCTTTGAAGATGAATTCTCACCTGAATTATTCAACCTTCGTGGTGCTCTTTCCATGGCCAATGCCGGCCCGGATTCGAATGGAAGTCAATTCTTCATCGTACAAAAAGATGACATAGATCCACAATTTGAAGAGCAAATGAAGTCAGCTGGTTTCCCTGCAGAAATCACAGAAGCTTATATGAAGAATGGCGGAACACCTTGGCTTGATCAAAAACATACGGTCTTTGGTCACGTGGTTGAAGGAATGGACATTGTCGATGAAATTGCCAATGTAGAAGTTGGTGCGAATGATCTTCCGAAAGAAGATGTCGTGATTGAAAATATTAAGGTTGTAAAATAG
- a CDS encoding superoxide dismutase family protein: MKKISLLYMIMMSVLLGACAIENPKKVEVDIKNENGDSLGKATLQEKADGVEVGLDLEGLPPGEHGIHIHEKGVCKRPDFVSAGNHFNPDDTKHGLLHPEGAHGGDLPNIIVDDAGTTKAKLMAGGVTLTKGKTSLFTKEGTSLIIDENKDDGMTQPSGDSGKRIACGEIVSDKKK, from the coding sequence ATGAAAAAAATATCACTATTATATATGATCATGATGAGTGTTTTGCTTGGGGCATGTGCCATTGAAAACCCTAAAAAGGTCGAAGTGGATATAAAAAATGAGAACGGGGATTCACTTGGGAAAGCGACCCTGCAAGAGAAAGCAGATGGAGTGGAAGTCGGCTTGGACCTTGAAGGTTTGCCCCCGGGTGAGCATGGGATTCATATCCACGAAAAAGGCGTATGTAAACGTCCGGATTTTGTATCTGCGGGGAATCACTTCAATCCGGATGACACCAAACATGGACTTCTTCATCCTGAAGGGGCCCATGGAGGAGACCTGCCTAATATCATCGTGGATGATGCCGGGACAACAAAGGCAAAACTGATGGCAGGAGGGGTCACCTTGACGAAAGGGAAGACATCTCTTTTTACAAAAGAAGGCACTTCTTTGATCATTGATGAAAACAAGGATGATGGCATGACGCAGCCTTCTGGCGATTCCGGTAAACGTATTGCCTGCGGGGAAATTGTGAGTGATAAGAAGAAGTAG
- the kapD gene encoding 3'-5' exonuclease KapD has translation MAKPEQLVFIDFEFSMPERHRVPKGFFPEIIEAGVVVVEKGKVSNSFSSYVKPTAFPKLTNRCKRFLSINQQEVDSGISFQCLIDYFSGLNARGIDKVVTWGNMDMKVLRDNCAQSGIPFPFQAQFVDLSMEYKRFFGDQNQTGLWKAVQEYGREGVGKHHKALDDALTTHHIYNLVEKDKKYLDKAEPTTIGERIDLSKFYNQLA, from the coding sequence GTGGCGAAACCGGAACAGCTTGTGTTTATAGATTTTGAGTTTTCTATGCCGGAACGACATAGAGTCCCCAAAGGTTTTTTTCCTGAGATTATTGAAGCCGGTGTAGTTGTGGTTGAGAAAGGGAAAGTGTCCAATTCGTTTTCATCTTATGTGAAACCGACTGCGTTTCCCAAACTGACCAACCGCTGTAAACGGTTCTTATCGATTAACCAGCAGGAAGTCGATTCGGGAATCTCATTTCAATGTTTGATTGACTATTTTTCCGGGTTGAATGCAAGAGGGATCGACAAAGTAGTGACGTGGGGAAACATGGATATGAAGGTACTGCGTGATAACTGTGCCCAGTCCGGCATTCCATTTCCTTTCCAAGCTCAATTCGTCGACTTGTCCATGGAATATAAACGATTCTTTGGTGATCAAAATCAAACGGGGCTATGGAAAGCAGTCCAGGAATACGGGAGGGAAGGAGTCGGAAAGCATCATAAAGCTTTAGATGATGCCCTCACCACCCACCATATCTACAACCTGGTCGAAAAAGACAAAAAATACCTCGATAAAGCTGAACCAACCACCATCGGGGAGAGAATAGACCTGTCCAAGTTTTACAACCAGCTTGCGTAA
- a CDS encoding DUF5366 family protein, with protein sequence MKNTYLTSYLPLFSILLFSLTFSVYGVEVFVDIFKKIGVYPGMREFLSDMQLKLAILILLMVAFFMVFAALKLIAETINGISMLFFSMDSDGELYNRVRTGSMIYFIGGLVSVLSLKSFLGLLIIFALSSVVYFIYFVYKISPSLSKVGIFGVVGLQVFSWSSLFLTIFFVCLKLYNGVMASLPVMSKVKL encoded by the coding sequence GTGAAAAATACATACTTAACAAGTTACTTGCCTCTTTTTTCAATATTATTATTTAGCCTTACATTTTCCGTTTATGGTGTAGAAGTATTCGTAGACATCTTTAAGAAAATTGGTGTCTATCCCGGAATGAGGGAATTTTTATCGGATATGCAATTAAAGCTCGCGATTTTGATTTTATTAATGGTTGCTTTTTTCATGGTGTTTGCTGCCTTGAAGCTGATAGCGGAGACGATCAATGGTATTTCGATGTTGTTTTTCTCCATGGATTCAGATGGGGAATTGTATAACCGTGTACGTACAGGCTCGATGATTTATTTTATAGGTGGCCTTGTGTCTGTTCTGAGTCTGAAATCCTTCCTGGGATTGTTGATTATCTTTGCTTTGAGCTCGGTCGTATATTTTATTTATTTTGTTTATAAAATAAGTCCGTCCCTCTCGAAAGTGGGAATCTTCGGAGTCGTCGGTTTACAGGTGTTTTCATGGTCATCCTTATTTTTAACGATATTCTTTGTGTGTTTGAAATTATACAATGGCGTGATGGCTAGTTTGCCGGTTATGTCAAAGGTGAAGTTATAG
- a CDS encoding kinase-associated lipoprotein B produces the protein MKNIQIGDYVTAFYKTGKYIGEVTGERPGAYVVKILSVLKHPRQGDLHNPQEVDVPLFHERKALAHREQANMPEKMVKPFEGNIPDYNESLVSAYLTLKKELEEDPTPHAQKSLETLQSIQREYELMYSLTF, from the coding sequence ATGAAAAACATACAAATTGGTGATTATGTCACAGCTTTTTATAAGACGGGCAAGTATATCGGGGAAGTAACCGGAGAGCGGCCAGGTGCCTATGTTGTGAAGATACTCTCCGTCTTGAAGCATCCACGGCAAGGCGATTTACATAATCCCCAGGAAGTGGACGTTCCACTGTTTCACGAACGAAAAGCCCTTGCGCACCGCGAGCAGGCGAATATGCCGGAGAAGATGGTGAAGCCGTTTGAAGGGAACATTCCAGATTATAACGAATCACTCGTCTCTGCATACCTTACTCTGAAGAAAGAGCTGGAAGAAGACCCAACCCCTCACGCCCAAAAGAGCCTTGAAACGCTCCAATCGATCCAGAGAGAATACGAACTGATGTACAGCCTGACATTTTAA